TTGCGGTCAGCGCCACAGGTATGACTGCCTTTCTACGTCCAGCTGGTCCGGGTCAGTCTAGTCATCTGCCCCTGGGGTCCGTGCGACGCGGTGGATCTGACGGAGGGTGGCACACAGTTTGGCGGGGTCGTGCCGGTTGGTCATGCGGCCCTCGGCGTCCTCGAGGCGGACGTCCACGAGTTCGACGCTGGCGCCCAGGGTGCAGGCGGCGCGGTCGAGGTAGGCACGTTCCGAGGCGGTGGGGATGGTGTGGACATCGACGAGGATGCGGTCGATGGTCAGCGACGGCGCGTGCTGGCTGAGCATGTGGAGGTGCCGCTCGGAGGAGAATCCCTGGGTCTCCCCCGGCTCGGCGGAGAGGTTGAGCAGCACGGCCTTGAGGGCGGAGGTCTGGTTGAGGGCGTCGACGATGCCGGGGACGAGCAGGTGCGGGATGACCGAGGAGAACCAGGAGCCGGGACCGATGGTGACCAGGTCGGCGTCGAGAATCGCCTCGACGGCGGCGGGGCTGGCCTCGGGGCGGTCCGGGATGAGCCGGACACGGCGGACGGTGCCGGGGGTGGTGGCGACGGCGACCTGGCCGCGGACGGGGCGGATGATGCGCGGGTCGTCGTCGAGCCCGGAGACGTCGGCCTCGATCTCCAGCGGTTCGTTGCACATCGGCAGGACCCGGCCGTGGGAGCGGGTGAGGTCGGCGACGGCGTCGAGGGCCGCCTGCTCGCTGCCGAGGACGCTGGTGAGTCCGGCGATGAGGAGGTTGCCCACCGCGTGGCCGGCCAGGGCCCCGTTGCCGCCGAAGCGGTGCTGCAGCGTCTCGGCCCACATGGTGCCGTGGGCGTCGTCGGCGGCGAGGGCGGCCAGTGCCATGCGCAGGTCGCCGGGCGGGATGATGCCCAGTTCGCGGCGGATGCGGCCGGAGGAGCCGCCGTCGTCGGCGACGGTGACGATCGCGGTGATGGACTCGGGTTCGCAGAGACGGGCGCCGACGAGAGTCTGGTACAGACCGTGGCCGCCACCCAGTGAGGTGATCTTCATGGTGACTTTCCTGGGGTCAGTCGCGGTTGATGTCGCGGTGGATGACGTTGACGTCGAGGTCTCCGCGGGCGGCGAGGCGCCGGCCGAGTTCCTCCGACACCGCCACTGAACGGTGGTGCCCGCCGGTGCAGCCGACGGCGACGTTGATGAAGTTCTTGCCCTCGTGCCGGTAGCCGTCGAGCATGGCGTCGAACATGTCGACGAACTTGTCCAGGAAGTCCTCCGCCCCGTCGCGGGACAGGACGTAATCCGACACCGGTTGATCCGTGCCGCGGAAGCCGCGGAGCTCGGGGATCCAGAACGGGTTGGGCAGGAAACGGACGTCGATCATGAGGTCGGCGTCGCGGGGGGCGCCGTGCTTGAACCCGAAGGACTGCAGGGTGACGTGCTGCTGGTCGAAGGCCATCGAACCGAAGGCGGCCTCGATGGCACGCCGCAGGTCGTGGACGGACAGGTTGGAGGTGTCGATGACGATGTCGGCGTTCTGCTTGAGCGTCGAGGTGATGTCCCGTTCCCGCTGGATGCCGATCTGGAGGGTGTCGCCCGCCTGCAGCGGATGGGTGCGACGGACGCTGTCGAAGCGGCGGATGAGCACGTCATCGCGGGCGTCCATGTACAGGACCGCCGGGCGCATGCCGCGCTTCTCCAGGTCGCGGAGGGTGTCCATGAGCCGGCCCTCGAACTTCCGGCTGCGGACATCGGTGACGAAGGCGACCTTGTCCACCGGTGACTCCTCGGCGGCGCACAGTTCCAGGTAGTCGCCGATGAGCTGCGGCGGCAGGTTGTGGGCGACGAAGAATCCCTTGTCCTCGAACACGCGGGCGGCGGTGCTCAGCCCGCCGCCGGACATGCCGGTGATGAGCACGGGGGGCGTCGAAAAGCGAGGCGCGGTCTCGGTCATGCCCACCATCCTAGACGTCGGGGGAATCGGGGTGCAGGCCCTTGTGCACGGTGGCCGCGAGCTTCGGGCCGAATCCTCTGACCTCGGCGATCTCCTCGACGCTGGCCTGTCTGAGCTTCTTCACGGAACCGAAGTGCTTGACCAGCTCGTTCCGCCGCGTCGCGCCGAGGCCCGGGATGGCGTCGAGTTCGGAGACCCGCATCCGCTTCGACCGCTGCTGGCGGTGGTAGGTGATGGCGAAGCGGTGCGCCTCGTCGCGGATCTGCTGGAGCAGGAACAGCCCCTGGGAGTTGCGCGGGAGGATGACGGGGTCCTCCTCACCCGGCACCCAGATCTCCTCGAGGCGTTTCGCCAGACCGACGAGGGTGACGTCGACGATGCCGAGCTCGTCGAACACCTTCTGGGCGGCGTTGACCTGGGGCAGGCCGCCGTCGACAATGAAGAGGTTCGGCGGGTAGGCGAAGCGCCGGTGGTCGGTGCTCATCTCCTCGACCTGCTCGTCGGGAAACTCCGTCTCGTCGGGGACGGCGAGCTTGTCCTGGTTGTGACGCAGGAATCGGCGGCGGGTGATCTCGGCGATGCTGGCCACGTCGTCGGAGCGGCCGTCGCCGGCGGCCTCCTTGACCCGGTAGCGGCGGTAGTCGGCCTTGCGTGGCAGGCCGTCCTCGAACACGACGAGGGAGGCGACGACGTCGGTGCCCTGGATGTGGGAGATGTCGGTGCACTCGATGCGCAGGGGGGCGTCGTCAAGCCCCAGGGCCTCCTGAATGTCCTGCAGGGCGGCGGAACGCGCGGTGAGGTCGCCGACGCGCTTGAGCTTGTGCTGCCGCAGGGCGTCTTTCGCGTTGCGTTCGACGGTCTCCATGAGGGCCCGTTTGTCGCCGCGCTGCGGCACGCGCAGGTCGACGCCGGCGCCGCGCATCTCCGCAAGCACCTCGGTGACCTCATCAGCCTCATCCGGCATCACCTGCACCAGGATCTCCCGGGGCACGACATCCCCCGGCTTGGGCGGGCGGTGCGAGAGCTGGTCGACGCCCCGACGCCGCACCCGGTCCTGTTCGTCCCGGTCCTCGGCACGGGCGCGTTCCACCGCGTCGCCGTAGAACTGCACGAGAAAGTTCTGCAGCAGCATCGGCAGCGCCGGATCCGGTTCCCCGTCCCGCGAGGTGTGGTCGCTGGCCTGGTCACCGGCCTTCTCCACCACCCAACCGCGCTGGCCGCGGATGCGCCCACCACGGACATGGAAGATCTGGACTGCGGCCTCGAGCTCGTCGGTGTGGAAGGCGACGAGATCGGCATCGGTTCCGTCACCGAGGACCACGGCCTGCCGCTCCATGACCTTGTGGATGGCACCGAGATCATCGCGCAGGCGCGCCGCCCGCTCGAACTCCAGCTCCTCGGCGGCCTGTTCCATCTCCCGGGTCAGCTGGCGTTCCACCTGCGTGGTGTGACCGGACATAAAGGACAGAAAACCGTCGACGATCTCCCGGTGCTCCACCGGGCTCACCCGGCCGACGCACGGGGCGGAACACTTGTCGATGTAGCCGAGCAGACACGGACGGCCCAGCTTCTCGTGCCGGTTGTACACGCCCTTCGAGCAGGTGCGCACCGGGAACACGCGCAGCAGCAGGTCGAGGGTCTCCCGGACCGCCCAGGCGTGGGAGTACGGACCGAAGTAGCGCACCCCGCGACGGCGTGGGCCACGGTAGAAGAAGGCCCGCGGAATGTCCTCACCGGTGGACACGGCCAGCATGGGGTAGGTCTTGTCGTCGCGGTACTTGACGTTGAACCGCGGATCGAACTTCTTGATCCACGTGTACTCGAGCTGGAGCGCCTCGACCTCACTGGCCACCACCGTCCACTCCACCGAGGAGGCGGTGAACACCATCTGGCGGGTCCGCGGGTGCAGCGCCGTGACGTCCTGGAAATAGTTGGACAGCCGGGCACGGAGGTTCTTGGCCTTGCCCACGTAGACCACCCGGCGGTTGTCGTCCCGGAACTTGTACACACCCGGTTCCGTCGGGATGGATCCGGCGGCCGGGCGGTAGCTGATGGGGTCGGCCATGCGCTCAGTCCTGCGGCATGTACTTGGCCTCGAGGGCCCGGAAGTCATCGACCGCGGTGATGGCGTCCCGGCCGTCGCCGGCCTGGATGGCCCACATGGGCACGTACTCGAACTCCGGCAGCTCCAGGCGGGCCATGCGCGAGCCCTTCGGGAAGGACAGGCCGTAGATCACGGTCCACGGGTAGAAGCGGGTGCCCACGATGTTGCGGATCTCCACGCCGTCCTCGTTGGCCCGGACCCGGGGCCGGGTGAAGGCGAGGTAGGCCAGGACGGAGATGATGACGCCGACCAGGGGGAAGGCGAAGATGTCGATGCCGGTGACGGTCGCGCCGGTGAACTCGACATCGACGACCGCGCCCATGAAGATGTGCACCGCCATGACGACGATCACCGCGACCCAGGCGAGCAGGCGCAGCCGCTTCGAGCGGATCTCCAGCTCCCAGGGCTTGTCGGTGGTCACGGCGTGCGGGTCGAGGGCGTTGTAGAAGGCGAGTTCCTCGTCGGTCAGCGGCTTGCGGGTGCTCTCGGTCACTGGTCTCCCCTGTCGGTCCGGCCGCTGCGGAGGGTGCGCAGGGTCAGGGCGGCGTCGAGGGCGGCGGTCATGGCCTCCGCGCCCTTGTCCTCGACCGAGTCGGGGAAGCCCGCCCGGTCGACGGCCTGCTGCTGGTCGTTGGTGGTCAGTACCCCGTTGCCGATCGGGGTGGACTCGTCGAGGGCGATGCGGGTCAGCCCGTCGGTGACGGAGTCGCAGACGTAGTCGAAGTGCGGGGTACCACCGCGGATGACGCACCCCAGGGCCACGACGGCGTCGTGGGTACGGGCGAGCTCCTGGACCACGACGGGCAGCTCGAGGGCACCCATGACGTGGGCCTGGGTGATGTCGGCGACACCGGCCTCCTCGGCGGCCGCCACGGCGCGGGCGCGCATCTGCTCGCAGATCTCGGTGTTCCACCGGGCGGTGACCACGGCGACCCGTAGTCCGGTCGCGTCGAGCGGGGCAACCTGCGGCAGTCCCTCCTTACTCATGGGAAGTTCCTTCCTGGTGTGTGCGGTCCCAGTCGTCGACGACGGGCAGGTCGTGGCCCATCCGGTCGCGCTTGGTCCGCAGGTAACGGATGTTGTCCTCGTTGGGTTCGACCGGCACGGAGGTGCGGCCGCTGATCTCCACACCGTAGCCGCCGAGCGCCTCGCACTTGGTCGGGTTGTTGGTCAGCAGGGACAGGGAACGCACGCCGAGGTCGCGGAGGATCTGACCGGCGGCGGAGTACTCCCGGGCATCGGCCGGCAGGCCCTGCTCGAGGTTGGCGTCGACGGTGTCCAACCCCAGGTCCTGGAGCTGGTAGGCCTTGAGTTTGGACATCAGACCGATGCCGCGACCCTCGTGGCCCCGGAGGTAGATGATCACGCCCCGGCCGGCCTCCTGGACCATGCGCATGGATTCATGGAGCTGGGGTCCGCAGTCGCAGCGGCGGGAACCGAAGACGTCGCCGGTGAGGCACTCGGAGTGGACGCGGACGAGCACGTCCCCGTCGCCGGTGATGTCGCCGGCGACCAGCGCCACGAACTCGGTGCCGTCGATGGCGTGGAGGTAACCGTAGACGGTGAACTCGCCGAACTCGGTGGGCAGGCGGGTCTCCACGACCCGGTCCACCTGGGATTCGGTGCGGCGACGGTAGCTGATGAGCTGCTCGATGGAGATCATCGTCAACCCGTGGGTGTCGGCGAAACGACGCAGTTCCGGGCCGCGGGCCATGTCGGTGGGGTCGTCCTCGGAGACGATCTCGCACAGCACGCCGGCCGGCCGCAGCCCGGCGAGGCGGGCGAGGTCGACGGAGGCCTCGGTGTGGCCGTCCCGGGCGAGGACGCCACCGTCGACGGCACGCAGCGGGACGATGTGGCCCGGGCGGGTGAAGTCGCGGCGGGTGGTGGTCGGGTCGGCGAGCCGCTGGATGGTCTCGCAGCGGGAGGTCGCGGAGATGCCGGTGGTGCCGGTGGCGGCATCGACGGTGACGGTGTAGGCGGTGTGCCGGGCGTCCTCGTTCTGCGCCACCATGGGCGGCAGGTCGAGGCGGTTGCAGTCCTCGTCGGTCAGGGGGACGCAGATGTAACCGGAGCTGTAGCGGACCATGAAGGCCACCAGCTCCGGGGTGGCCAGTTCGGCGGCGAAGATGAGGTCGCCCTCGTTCTCGCGGTCCTCGTCGTCGACGACCACGACGGCCTTGCCCGCCGCGATGTCGGCGATGGCCTGCTCCACGGGGTCGAGCCGGAGGGTGCCGTTGGGGTCCTGGGAATCGTCACTCACGCCTGACAACCTTAGCCCTCGCCGCGGGGGCGATCGTCAGTGCCCTGCCCGGCGAGCATCTTCTCCACGTACTTGGCCAGGACATCCACTTCGAGGTTGACCACGTCGCCGGTGGCCAGCTGTCCGTGGGTGGTCTCGGCGAGGGTGGTGGGGATGAGCGAGACCTCGAACCAGTCCTCCCCCACCGCCGAGACCGTCAGGGATGTGCCGTTGACCGCGATGGATCCCTTCTCCACGACGTAGCGGGCGAGGCCGGTGGGCAGGCTGAAGCGGAGGACGTCCCAGTGCTCCGAGGAGGTGCGGGTCAGCAGCTGCGCGGTGCCGTCGACGTGCCCCTGCATGATGTGCCCGCCCAGGCGGTCGCCCACCGCCATGGCACGCTCCAGGTTCACTGCGGAACCCTCCTGCAGGCCGCCGAGGCCGGTGCGGTCGAGGGACTCCTGCATGACGTCGGCGGTGAAGGATCCGGGCCCGAGGGTGGCCACGGTCAGACACACACCGTTGACGGCGATGGAGTCACCGAGGGCTGCGTCGGAGAGCACCGTCTGCGCGTCGATGGTCAGGCGCAGGGCATCCCCCTGCGGCTCCAGGGCGGTGACGGTGCCGATCTCCTCGACGAGTCCAGTGAACATCCGGTCAGTCCTTTCGGGTCAGGGTGAGCAGGACGTCCCCGCCGAGGCGGGTGACGTCTGCCAGGTCAAACACGGCGGCGTCGGCGAGTGTTCCCGCGACAGCGCGGGCGAGCACCCCCGCCCCGCCGCCGAGCAGGGTGGGGGCGACGTAGGCCTGGACGGCATCGACGACGCCTGCCTCGAGCATGCCGGAGGCGAGGGTCGCCCCGCCCTCGACGAGGATGTCGCGGGCTCCGGATTCCCACAGGGCCTCGAGCGCGCCCGGGATGTCCGGGTACTGCTCGAATCCGAGGCGGTGGAGGTTGGTCGCCGATCCCGCGAGGTCGCGGGTGCCGATGACCACCCGTCGCGGCTGCCGGTCGTGCAGAGCGCCGTCCGCCAGGCGGGCGGTGAGCGAGGGATCATCGGCCAGGGCGGTGCCGGTGCCGACGATGATCGCGTCTCGACGCCGCCGGTCCTCATGCACGTGCCGGCGCGCCGCCTCCCCCGTGATCCATTGACTCGTGCCGTCCGGGGCGGCGGTGTGCCCGTCAAGGGTCTGGGCGAACTTCAGGGTCACATGGGGTCGCCCCGACCGGGTAGCGGTGAGCCAGGGCAGCAGGTCCGGGGCCTGCGCATCGAGGCGACGCACGGTGATCCCGTGGGCCCGGAGGTGCTCCGCACCTCCCGCGGCCTGTTCGTTGGGGTCCGGATGGAGGTAGCAGACGGTGTCCACGGCGGCGTCGACAAGCGCCTGCGCGCAGGGGCCCGTGCGGCCGGAGTGGTTGCAGGGCTCCAGCGTGACGACGGCCGTCCCTCCCCGCGCCCGCTCCCCCGCCCGGCGCAGCGCCATCACCTCCGCGTGCGGGCCACCGGCCGGCTGGGTGCCGCCGACACCGACGATCTCCCCGTCGGCCGACAGGATCGCCGCCCCCACCGGCGGGTTGGGGCTGGTCGACCCCCGGACCTCCGCCCCCGCGGCCAGCGCCGCGGCGAGCGCATCCTCGATGGTGGCGGTCATGTCACCGGGTGGCCAAGCGACGCAGCTCGTCGACGGCCGCCGCCGGATCGTCCTTGCCGTAGACGGCCGAACCGGCGACGTAGGCGTCACAGCCCGCCTCGGCGGCCTGCTCGATCGTCTTCTCGGAGATGCCGCCGTCAATCTCGATGAGGGTGTCGAGGGAGTTGGCGTCGATCGCCTCCCGCAGAGCGCGGACCTTGGCCAGCTGGTCCGGCATGAAGGACTGCCCGCCGAAACCGGGCTCGACGCTCATGACCAGCACGAGGTCGAAGTTCTCGAGGTCAGCCAGGTACGGCTCGATCGGGGTACCCGGCTTGAGGGAGAACCCGGCCTTGACGCCCTTGTCCCGCAGGTGCTTCGCCAGCGCCACGTGATCCTCGGTGGCCTCGACGTGGAAGATGACGCAGTCGGCCCCGGCGTCGATGTAGGCGTCGACCCACTTCTCCGGGTTCTCGATCATCAGGTGCACGTCAAGGTGCTGGTCCGTGACCTTGTCCACCGTCCTGGTGATGTCCGGGCCGAACGACAGATTGGGGACGAAATGCCCGTCCATGATGTCGACGTGGATCCAGTCGGCGTTGTGGACGGCGCGGACCTCCTCGCCGAGACGGGAGAAATCGGCCGCGAGAATACTGGGAGCGATGATCGGGGTAGCCATGCGCCCGAGTCTACGCGGTGCTATTTCCCGGCCCGCCGCTTCCGTCGTCGTCGGAGGACCGCCACGACGACCGCGGCGATGATCGCGAGGATCACCAGCCACGGCAGCATCCCCATGAACACGATCACCACCGCTTCCAGGGAGCTGAGGAACGCGTCCCACGCCCGTTCCAGCACGCCCGGCGACTGATACCCGGCCTCGTCGGTGGTGAAGGTGACGGTCAGGGTGGAGAACGCCACCTGGTCGGTGAGGTAGTCCAGCTGGGAGGTCAGTCCGTCGAGCTCGGCCTGCCGCTGGGTGAGGGTGACCTCGGCCGCCAGCAGATCCTCCACCGACTCCGCCCCGTCCATGAGCTCGGTGAGCCGGTCGATGGAGGTCTGCAGGGCGCGCTGGCGGGCCTCGAGGTCGACCTTCTCCTGGCCGACATCCGTGGACTGGGTCGACTGCGAGATGACCTCACCCTTATCCGCCAGGCCGTCGATCGTGGACCGGTAGTCCCCGGACGGCACGCGGGCGGTGACGGTCGCCTCCGGCCGGTCGTTCCGCGTGCTGGTCTCCGTCTCGGCGACCCGGCCACCCTGCTCCGAGACCCGGGTGGCGAAGTCCCCCGCCGCGGTGGCCGGATCATCGGTGCGGACCGTGGCGGACCCCGTGGTGATGACGTCAGCGGAGGACGTCACCGTGTCCCCGGCGGCTCCCGCATCAGCCGGCTCCTGGGCCACCTCCGCCTCCCCGTAGGTCGCCGCCGAGCCGCGGGACCCCTGGTCCCCCGCAGTACCGGAGGAGCTGTCGCGCGCACTGTCGGTCGCACAGGCACTGAGCCCGAGCATGAGGAACAGTCCGAGCACCAGGAGTACCGCGAGTGAGACGGGCCGGGGTCGAACAGCTGCAGTCATGGTGTCCACACTAGTGCCGGGTGAGGCAAGATGGATAGGTCAGCGATACCAGTTTCGGAGGAAGGACCCGCCCGTGGCCACCGATCAGCACAGGGACACCCCACTCGTCCTCACCACCGACCAGGCCGACGGCCGCATCCGGGAGATCCTGCTCAACAACCACCCCAAACGCAACTGCCTCAACATCCCCATGTGTGAGGCGATCGAACAGGCCATGGTGGCGGCGGTCGACGACGGCGCCCGGGTGGTCCTCCTCCACGGCGACGGCACCGTCTTCTCCGCCGGCGCCGACCTGTCCGGTGACGTCTACGCCGACGGCTTCTACGAGACCCTGCTGCACATGCTCGGGACCATCCAGACCCTGCCCATCCCAGTGATCGCGTGGGTCAACGGCCCCGCCATCGGCGCCGGCACCCAGCTGGCCATGGCCTGCGACCTCCGAGTCGTCGACGATACCGCCACGTTCCGGGTCCCCATCGTCGATGTCGCCATCGCCCTCGACGAGGTGACCATCCGGACCCTAGAACATCTCGTCGACGGCTCCATCGCCCGCCAGATGCTCTTCACCGGCGCAGAGCTGTCGGCCGCGGATGCCGAACGGTCCGGGTTCGCGGTGCGGACCGGCGGATTCGACGCCGCGTTGGAACTGGCGAACCTGGTCGCCGCCAAGGCACCGTTGACGCTGCGCCACCTCAAGTACGAGTTCGCCCACTCCTCGCACCGTCCCTACGACGGTGCCACCCGGTGGCAGGCGGCCCAGGCCGCCTGGCACTCCGCGGACGCACAGGAGTCCCGGGCCGCCCGCTCCGGTAAGCGGGCGCCACGTTTCACGGGCCGGTAGGCGTCGGGATCAGATGATGAAGACCACGACGCCCCGGTCCGCCTCGGCGGCCCGACGGTAGAACTCCCGCAGGGTGGCCAAGTGCCCGGTGAGGACCTCCTCCATCGTGCCCCGGTCGGCCGGATCGTAGGGTGCGTAGACGTCGTCGCGGCCCATGGCCTCGTCGTCGTAGGCGCGGAGTCGTTCGGTGAGATCCACCGTGGCCAGCCGGGCGGCGATGGCCTTCGTCGCGGCGGGATCACTGGTGGCCAGGTATCCACCGTCGAATCCACCGGGGACCTCGGCGGTACCCATGACGGCGTCATCCACCGACGTTCGTGGCGTGCCCACCGGCGGGGCACCGACGAGGACGATGTCGAGGACGTCCCAGTCCTTGGCCAGGTCGGTGCTGATCCGGTCGGGGTCATCGTCGGCGGTCTCCATGAGTTTGGCGATGACCTCAGCGGCCGCGTCCCCGCCACCGGTCACCCGGCCCAGCTCGTCCTCGGACACGGCCCAGTAGTCGGCGAACATTCCCATGGCCGCGAGGCTACCTGTCCAGGGGCCGGCGGAGCATGGCGACGAACATGGCGTCGGTGCCGTGGCG
Above is a window of Corynebacterium suedekumii DNA encoding:
- a CDS encoding gluconeogenesis factor YvcK family protein, whose translation is MKITSLGGGHGLYQTLVGARLCEPESITAIVTVADDGGSSGRIRRELGIIPPGDLRMALAALAADDAHGTMWAETLQHRFGGNGALAGHAVGNLLIAGLTSVLGSEQAALDAVADLTRSHGRVLPMCNEPLEIEADVSGLDDDPRIIRPVRGQVAVATTPGTVRRVRLIPDRPEASPAAVEAILDADLVTIGPGSWFSSVIPHLLVPGIVDALNQTSALKAVLLNLSAEPGETQGFSSERHLHMLSQHAPSLTIDRILVDVHTIPTASERAYLDRAACTLGASVELVDVRLEDAEGRMTNRHDPAKLCATLRQIHRVARTPGADD
- the rapZ gene encoding RNase adapter RapZ, whose product is MTETAPRFSTPPVLITGMSGGGLSTAARVFEDKGFFVAHNLPPQLIGDYLELCAAEESPVDKVAFVTDVRSRKFEGRLMDTLRDLEKRGMRPAVLYMDARDDVLIRRFDSVRRTHPLQAGDTLQIGIQRERDITSTLKQNADIVIDTSNLSVHDLRRAIEAAFGSMAFDQQHVTLQSFGFKHGAPRDADLMIDVRFLPNPFWIPELRGFRGTDQPVSDYVLSRDGAEDFLDKFVDMFDAMLDGYRHEGKNFINVAVGCTGGHHRSVAVSEELGRRLAARGDLDVNVIHRDINRD
- the uvrC gene encoding excinuclease ABC subunit UvrC: MADPISYRPAAGSIPTEPGVYKFRDDNRRVVYVGKAKNLRARLSNYFQDVTALHPRTRQMVFTASSVEWTVVASEVEALQLEYTWIKKFDPRFNVKYRDDKTYPMLAVSTGEDIPRAFFYRGPRRRGVRYFGPYSHAWAVRETLDLLLRVFPVRTCSKGVYNRHEKLGRPCLLGYIDKCSAPCVGRVSPVEHREIVDGFLSFMSGHTTQVERQLTREMEQAAEELEFERAARLRDDLGAIHKVMERQAVVLGDGTDADLVAFHTDELEAAVQIFHVRGGRIRGQRGWVVEKAGDQASDHTSRDGEPDPALPMLLQNFLVQFYGDAVERARAEDRDEQDRVRRRGVDQLSHRPPKPGDVVPREILVQVMPDEADEVTEVLAEMRGAGVDLRVPQRGDKRALMETVERNAKDALRQHKLKRVGDLTARSAALQDIQEALGLDDAPLRIECTDISHIQGTDVVASLVVFEDGLPRKADYRRYRVKEAAGDGRSDDVASIAEITRRRFLRHNQDKLAVPDETEFPDEQVEEMSTDHRRFAYPPNLFIVDGGLPQVNAAQKVFDELGIVDVTLVGLAKRLEEIWVPGEEDPVILPRNSQGLFLLQQIRDEAHRFAITYHRQQRSKRMRVSELDAIPGLGATRRNELVKHFGSVKKLRQASVEEIAEVRGFGPKLAATVHKGLHPDSPDV
- a CDS encoding PH domain-containing protein, with product MTESTRKPLTDEELAFYNALDPHAVTTDKPWELEIRSKRLRLLAWVAVIVVMAVHIFMGAVVDVEFTGATVTGIDIFAFPLVGVIISVLAYLAFTRPRVRANEDGVEIRNIVGTRFYPWTVIYGLSFPKGSRMARLELPEFEYVPMWAIQAGDGRDAITAVDDFRALEAKYMPQD
- the ribH gene encoding 6,7-dimethyl-8-ribityllumazine synthase — translated: MSKEGLPQVAPLDATGLRVAVVTARWNTEICEQMRARAVAAAEEAGVADITQAHVMGALELPVVVQELARTHDAVVALGCVIRGGTPHFDYVCDSVTDGLTRIALDESTPIGNGVLTTNDQQQAVDRAGFPDSVEDKGAEAMTAALDAALTLRTLRSGRTDRGDQ
- a CDS encoding bifunctional 3,4-dihydroxy-2-butanone-4-phosphate synthase/GTP cyclohydrolase II; protein product: MSDDSQDPNGTLRLDPVEQAIADIAAGKAVVVVDDEDRENEGDLIFAAELATPELVAFMVRYSSGYICVPLTDEDCNRLDLPPMVAQNEDARHTAYTVTVDAATGTTGISATSRCETIQRLADPTTTRRDFTRPGHIVPLRAVDGGVLARDGHTEASVDLARLAGLRPAGVLCEIVSEDDPTDMARGPELRRFADTHGLTMISIEQLISYRRRTESQVDRVVETRLPTEFGEFTVYGYLHAIDGTEFVALVAGDITGDGDVLVRVHSECLTGDVFGSRRCDCGPQLHESMRMVQEAGRGVIIYLRGHEGRGIGLMSKLKAYQLQDLGLDTVDANLEQGLPADAREYSAAGQILRDLGVRSLSLLTNNPTKCEALGGYGVEISGRTSVPVEPNEDNIRYLRTKRDRMGHDLPVVDDWDRTHQEGTSHE
- a CDS encoding riboflavin synthase → MFTGLVEEIGTVTALEPQGDALRLTIDAQTVLSDAALGDSIAVNGVCLTVATLGPGSFTADVMQESLDRTGLGGLQEGSAVNLERAMAVGDRLGGHIMQGHVDGTAQLLTRTSSEHWDVLRFSLPTGLARYVVEKGSIAVNGTSLTVSAVGEDWFEVSLIPTTLAETTHGQLATGDVVNLEVDVLAKYVEKMLAGQGTDDRPRGEG
- the ribD gene encoding bifunctional diaminohydroxyphosphoribosylaminopyrimidine deaminase/5-amino-6-(5-phosphoribosylamino)uracil reductase RibD, which encodes MTATIEDALAAALAAGAEVRGSTSPNPPVGAAILSADGEIVGVGGTQPAGGPHAEVMALRRAGERARGGTAVVTLEPCNHSGRTGPCAQALVDAAVDTVCYLHPDPNEQAAGGAEHLRAHGITVRRLDAQAPDLLPWLTATRSGRPHVTLKFAQTLDGHTAAPDGTSQWITGEAARRHVHEDRRRRDAIIVGTGTALADDPSLTARLADGALHDRQPRRVVIGTRDLAGSATNLHRLGFEQYPDIPGALEALWESGARDILVEGGATLASGMLEAGVVDAVQAYVAPTLLGGGAGVLARAVAGTLADAAVFDLADVTRLGGDVLLTLTRKD
- the rpe gene encoding ribulose-phosphate 3-epimerase; translation: MATPIIAPSILAADFSRLGEEVRAVHNADWIHVDIMDGHFVPNLSFGPDITRTVDKVTDQHLDVHLMIENPEKWVDAYIDAGADCVIFHVEATEDHVALAKHLRDKGVKAGFSLKPGTPIEPYLADLENFDLVLVMSVEPGFGGQSFMPDQLAKVRALREAIDANSLDTLIEIDGGISEKTIEQAAEAGCDAYVAGSAVYGKDDPAAAVDELRRLATR
- a CDS encoding DUF4349 domain-containing protein, encoding MTAAVRPRPVSLAVLLVLGLFLMLGLSACATDSARDSSSGTAGDQGSRGSAATYGEAEVAQEPADAGAAGDTVTSSADVITTGSATVRTDDPATAAGDFATRVSEQGGRVAETETSTRNDRPEATVTARVPSGDYRSTIDGLADKGEVISQSTQSTDVGQEKVDLEARQRALQTSIDRLTELMDGAESVEDLLAAEVTLTQRQAELDGLTSQLDYLTDQVAFSTLTVTFTTDEAGYQSPGVLERAWDAFLSSLEAVVIVFMGMLPWLVILAIIAAVVVAVLRRRRKRRAGK
- a CDS encoding enoyl-CoA hydratase gives rise to the protein MATDQHRDTPLVLTTDQADGRIREILLNNHPKRNCLNIPMCEAIEQAMVAAVDDGARVVLLHGDGTVFSAGADLSGDVYADGFYETLLHMLGTIQTLPIPVIAWVNGPAIGAGTQLAMACDLRVVDDTATFRVPIVDVAIALDEVTIRTLEHLVDGSIARQMLFTGAELSAADAERSGFAVRTGGFDAALELANLVAAKAPLTLRHLKYEFAHSSHRPYDGATRWQAAQAAWHSADAQESRAARSGKRAPRFTGR
- a CDS encoding DUF1877 family protein; the protein is MGMFADYWAVSEDELGRVTGGGDAAAEVIAKLMETADDDPDRISTDLAKDWDVLDIVLVGAPPVGTPRTSVDDAVMGTAEVPGGFDGGYLATSDPAATKAIAARLATVDLTERLRAYDDEAMGRDDVYAPYDPADRGTMEEVLTGHLATLREFYRRAAEADRGVVVFII